A window of Ictidomys tridecemlineatus isolate mIctTri1 chromosome 1, mIctTri1.hap1, whole genome shotgun sequence contains these coding sequences:
- the Tslp gene encoding thymic stromal lymphopoietin — GGIGSSSTFPDVLLFVLPAFFRKIFILHLVGLVLTYNFTNCDYKKIRQAYTHIIFCDLKEYMNGTKSTSFDQIESCYNPVSRTISASGFLPERRQAFQGGSILRSADPRAVAELHISPLLFFFLFFFLSGVFSLVPNVAAGEQSDCLIKIEHHTFNPTSDCLSLSESPFALKTNTTLVLHCSGYSGIQKNNTQEMKQEGINSNCLNQTSQILGWWRRFSRLLGK, encoded by the exons GGTGGAATTGGGTCTTCAAGTACATTTCCTGATGTATTATTGTTTGTTCTACCAGCTTTTTTTAGGAAAATCTTCATCTTGCATTTGGTAGGGCTGGTGCTAACTTACAACTTCACTAACTGTGACTACAAGAAGATCAGACAGGCATATACGCATATCATTTTCTGTGACCTGAAGGAATATATGAATGGG aCCAAAAGTACCAGCTTCGACCAAATTGAATCCTGTTACAACCCAGTGAGTAGAACCATCAGTGCTTCTGGCTTTCTCCCAGAAAGACGCCAGGCGTTCCAGGGAGGGAGTATCTTGCGGAGTGCAGATCCCCGGGCTGTGGCGGAGCTCCACA tctcccccctcctttttttttttctcttcttctttctttctggtgtTTTCTCCCTTGTTCCTAACGTCGCGGCCGGTGAGCAGTCAGATTGTCTCATTAAAATCGAGCACCATACCTTCAATCCCACCAGTGACTGCCTGTCACTCTCCGAGTCCCCCTTCGCCTTGAAAACGAATACTACCCTCGTTCTCCATTGCTCAGGCTACTCAGGAATTCAG AAAAACAATACCCAGGAAATGAAACAAGAAGGAATCAACAGTAACTGCCTCAACCAAACCTCACAAATACTAGGATGGTGGCGTCGTTTCTCTCgacttttaggaaaataa